The segment AGCTGCAAGGCACTAGGTCCTAAGTGCTATGTTTTTACTTCGACACCTCGATACCTGGATACAGCCTTACTTCAAGCCGTGGGATCGATAACTTGCTTGCACTGAGGGCAGCGTATGCGGACCTTCTTTTTCGAGTACAGGCGTTTGGCCTCAATAAACCCGGAGGCATCGCAGCCGGGACAGGTGATCCTGATCCTGGCCTCACGGTCCATGGCCATGGTTTGGTCCTGGCTGTCAGTTGAAACAAGAGGGACATCTTCCGCCGGGGACCGCGGGAGCACTACCTGGATTATATGGCTTCCAATAGTAATTTTGTCGCCGTCCTGGAGAACAAACTCCTTGGTGAAGTGATCGTTGACAAAAATCCCGTTAAGACTGTCAAGGTCTCTGACGCTTACCCTCCCCTCCTTTTCCTCAATGACTGCATGCTGGCGGGATGCACCGGCATCTCCCAGTACAAGGTCGGCTTCGCTGCTTCGTCCGAGAATGAAGGGGAAGTGGTCCACGGTGACCCGCTTCAGTGTACGGACTTTGTCGCGAATAATGAGTTCCGGGAGGGGCTTTGTGAAGTATTTGTAAACGCCGCCGTGAAAATGGGCATCTCCCTCAAGGTAATCGGAAGCGGGAGTGGTGTTCATATCTTCGTAGATCCGAATTTGTGTCTGCTGCCCCCTGATCTGATAGACCTCAATTTTCTGAAAAAGATCCAGCCACTCCAGTCCCCCCGATGATTCGACGATCTGGTCGTAAAAGTACGCTTTCACCACCTTTCCCCCCTTGGCGAAAGCAAAGCTGAACCTTCCATCCTGGACCAGTGCAACCAGAGCGTCTTTACGGCCCTCCATGAGGTCAACAACCTGGTTTTCGATGCGGACAAATTCCGCTGATCCCTGCGTCTCGGGGTGGCATTCCTGCAGAACCAGGAGGGACTTGATGAGAATGGGATCCGTTTTCAAAAAATAAAGACGGACCTTGGGATGCTGAGCAAGGTATACAAAGAAATCCCTGATCGTTGTTGATTGTATATCCTTGGGGC is part of the bacterium genome and harbors:
- a CDS encoding FHA domain-containing protein is translated as MGRQDILIPFPFGSIELEEVAPDPALFDSILKGEGDLADFEFGYCVTTEENIEQRRYLLIFQRKPYAAGTFSGPKDIQSTTIRDFFVYLAQHPKVRLYFLKTDPILIKSLLVLQECHPETQGSAEFVRIENQVVDLMEGRKDALVALVQDGRFSFAFAKGGKVVKAYFYDQIVESSGGLEWLDLFQKIEVYQIRGQQTQIRIYEDMNTTPASDYLEGDAHFHGGVYKYFTKPLPELIIRDKVRTLKRVTVDHFPFILGRSSEADLVLGDAGASRQHAVIEEKEGRVSVRDLDSLNGIFVNDHFTKEFVLQDGDKITIGSHIIQVVLPRSPAEDVPLVSTDSQDQTMAMDREARIRITCPGCDASGFIEAKRLYSKKKVRIRCPQCKQVIDPTA